From a region of the Pseudocalidococcus azoricus BACA0444 genome:
- a CDS encoding glycosyltransferase family 4 protein, with protein MRHPVHIPRNSLALHIAWLGKKSPPCGNVTYSREITNALQDRGHQVSFLHFVQDTESEALDRPLQPGDGQEVTLPCLYKSQVYTIPSLRASKVLASSLRQLKPDIVHASLTLSPLDFLLPEICEELGIPLVATFHPAYSDKYRNLSSGTQLVMYQLYAPFLAHYDRIIIFSQPQRELLIRLGVPPQRVVVIPNGVDIQKYSPGPSRVKQEYNAERIYIYQGRIAIEKNVESLLRAWCKAKLPANCKLLMVGGGSLMSSLISTYGPEQNVLWLGTILDEQRRIELLRGADVFILPSFVEGLSLSLLEGMACGLACLATDVGADGEVLDGAGIILNPQYVKSQLQTLLPLFHQHPEMIPMLGQKARQRVVEKYSLSHNVDALETFYHEMLPDYNFKVSLRVS; from the coding sequence TTGAGGCATCCCGTTCACATCCCGCGAAATTCCTTGGCTCTTCATATTGCTTGGCTTGGTAAAAAATCTCCCCCCTGTGGCAATGTTACCTATAGTCGGGAAATTACGAACGCGCTCCAAGATCGGGGGCATCAGGTCAGCTTTCTTCATTTTGTCCAAGATACGGAGAGTGAAGCCCTAGATCGACCGCTACAGCCAGGAGACGGGCAAGAAGTCACCCTACCCTGTCTATATAAATCCCAGGTTTATACGATTCCCTCCTTGCGGGCCAGTAAGGTTTTGGCCTCCTCATTGCGGCAATTAAAACCCGATATTGTCCATGCCTCCTTGACCCTCTCCCCGCTGGACTTTTTACTGCCAGAAATTTGTGAAGAGTTGGGGATTCCTCTGGTGGCCACCTTCCATCCGGCCTACAGCGACAAATATCGGAACCTCTCCTCGGGAACCCAATTGGTGATGTACCAGTTGTATGCCCCGTTTTTAGCCCACTATGACCGGATCATTATTTTTTCTCAGCCCCAACGGGAGTTATTGATTCGCTTAGGTGTGCCGCCCCAGCGCGTGGTTGTGATTCCCAATGGGGTAGATATTCAGAAATATTCCCCTGGCCCCTCCCGTGTCAAACAAGAGTACAACGCCGAGCGAATTTATATTTACCAAGGGCGCATTGCGATTGAAAAAAATGTTGAATCCCTGTTGCGGGCCTGGTGTAAAGCCAAACTGCCAGCAAATTGCAAATTGTTAATGGTCGGGGGCGGCTCCCTGATGTCTTCGTTGATTTCAACCTATGGGCCAGAGCAAAATGTGCTGTGGTTGGGAACGATTTTGGATGAACAACGGCGGATTGAACTCCTGCGCGGGGCTGATGTGTTTATTTTGCCCTCCTTTGTCGAGGGGTTGTCTCTATCGTTGTTGGAGGGGATGGCCTGTGGTCTAGCCTGTTTAGCCACCGATGTGGGCGCGGATGGGGAGGTTTTAGATGGGGCTGGAATAATTTTGAATCCTCAGTATGTCAAATCCCAACTGCAAACCCTGCTGCCCCTGTTTCATCAACACCCCGAAATGATTCCGATGCTGGGGCAAAAGGCGCGTCAACGGGTTGTGGAAAAATATAGCCTTAGTCACAATGTGGATGCCTTAGAAACCTTCTACCATGAGATGTTGCCGGATTATAATTTCAAGGTTTCCCTCCGGGTCAGCTAA
- a CDS encoding M23 family metallopeptidase has translation MLMMPGLLLSSQAQDLTGLGWELGSFPVENFQTYSSPFGYRASPTGGYGTEFHNGLDFAAPEGSYIRNWWAGKVIEVSDDTACGTLVRVQSGAWQHVYCHMKGQVETEPRGRVMVDRAGGVEIWQGQTLATGMRIGRVGMTGRTTGPHLHWTLRHQGQLVNPGVVLQAMAEAQQAVTTPESPVTNQG, from the coding sequence ATGCTGATGATGCCAGGGTTGCTTCTGTCTTCTCAGGCACAAGATTTAACTGGCCTGGGGTGGGAATTGGGGTCTTTTCCGGTGGAGAATTTTCAAACCTATTCCTCCCCCTTTGGCTATCGGGCTTCACCGACTGGAGGGTATGGGACTGAGTTTCACAATGGGCTGGATTTTGCCGCGCCTGAGGGGAGCTACATTCGCAATTGGTGGGCCGGAAAAGTGATTGAGGTTTCTGATGATACGGCCTGTGGCACCTTGGTGCGGGTACAATCCGGGGCCTGGCAGCACGTCTATTGCCACATGAAAGGCCAGGTAGAAACAGAACCACGGGGGCGAGTCATGGTGGATCGGGCTGGGGGGGTAGAAATTTGGCAGGGACAGACCTTAGCGACTGGGATGCGAATTGGGCGAGTGGGGATGACGGGCCGGACAACGGGGCCACATCTGCATTGGACATTACGCCATCAAGGGCAACTGGTGAATCCGGGGGTCGTCCTCCAGGCCATGGCCGAGGCTCAACAAGCCGTAACCACTCCTGAATCACCTGTAACAAATCAAGGTTAG